The Schizosaccharomyces pombe strain 972h- genome assembly, chromosome: I genome contains a region encoding:
- the tgs1 gene encoding RNA methyltransferase Tgs1 translates to MNKNEELDEDELLKKCIICPPVPKALKKYWNNRYNLFSRFDEGIWLDYQSWYSVTPEKVAVAIAKSVVDFIQPELIIDAFSGCGGNTIQFAKYCPVISIEIDPIKIAMAKHNLEIYGIPSSRVTFIQGDVLDTFKSLQFAKDYRSLVFMSPPWGGPSYSGKTVYSLNDLNPYAFDVLFKEATRISPYVAAFLPRNTDVKELAAYGSIHNKPYITNFLFEGYAKAICCYFNMKGAIARKI, encoded by the exons atgaaCAAGAACGAAGAACTCGACGAAGATGagctattaaaaaaatgtatcaTATGTCCTCCGGTTCCCAAAgctcttaaaaaatattggaaCAATCGAtacaatttattttcacgATTTGATGAAGGAATCTGGTTGGATTATCAGTCATGGTATAGTGTTACCCCCGA AAAAGTAGCTGTTGCTATCGCGAAGTCGGTTGTAGATTTTATACAGCCCGAGCTAATAATTGATGCCTTCTCTGGATGTGGTGGAAACACTATTCAGTTTGCCAAGTATTGCCCAG TAATCTCAATTGAGATCGATCCTATCAAAATCGCTATGGCAAAGCataatttggaaatttatGGCATTCCTTCATCTCGAGTCACTTTCATTCAAGGAGACGTTCTTGACACTTTTAAATCTTTGCAGTTTGCTAAAGATTACAGG TCTCTTGTTTTTATGAGTCCTCCTTGGGGTGGACCTAGTTACTCAGGAAAAACAGtatattcattaaatgaCCTAAACCCATATGCTTTTGATGTTCtatttaaagaagcaaCTAGGATATCCCCTTATGTTGCTGCATTTTTGCCAAGAAACACTGATGTAAAGGAACTTGCAGCATATGGGAGTATTCATAACAAGCCTTATAttaccaattttttatttgaaggATATGCCAAGGCAATTTGCTGCTATTTTAATATGAAGGGTGCTATTGCGcgaaaaatttga
- the wss1 gene encoding DNA repair WLM domain metallopeptidase Wss1 codes for MLRINDDDHPNEKIGFISAIKGDFHDLSSDYLKRIAAMAFPIMKEHGFGVTSLDEVAYNAKFWGRNWNKGECIELVLRDASNRWLPFEFVMDVFLHELCHIWQGPHDRRFFSHLSTLRAALIALYAKGYKGPGKYMTWDSFVLANVVGNYNTVVFNGITLERSTMHGVETCGGSLQRKKKIRRKPTPSSTKKRKLTRTGQKLGTDMNIRLELLKSPAKPQAQSMRGREARIAAALLRVDNSNEYKPKDHNSSTTLENYFVVE; via the coding sequence ATGCTACGAATAAACGACGATGACCATCCAAATGAGAAAATAGGATTTATATCTGCTATAAAAGGAGATTTCCATGATCTATCTTctgattatttaaaaagaattgccGCAATGGCATTTCCTATTATGAAGGAGCATGGATTCGGAGTCACTTCGTTGGATGAGGTTGCTTACAATGCAAAATTTTGGGGAAGAAACTGGAATAAGGGAGAATGTATTGAGCTTGTCCTTAGAGACGCTTCAAATCGATGGTTACCATTTGAATTTGTCATGGACGTGTTTTTACACGAACTCTGTCATATTTGGCAGGGGCCGCACGATCGTCGGTTTTTCAGTCATTTATCAACTCTTCGAGCTGCCCTGATTGCTCTTTACGCCAAAGGTTATAAAGGCCCTGGAAAGTACATGACTTGGGATTCATTTGTCCTTGCCAATGTAGTAGGAAATTATAACACCGTTGTATTTAACGGAATAACTTTGGAACGCAGCACAATGCATGGTGTGGAAACTTGTGGTGGATCTttgcaaagaaaaaagaaaatcagaAGAAAGCCTACCCCTTCCTCAACAAAGAAGCGGAAGCTTACACGAACAGGACAAAAGCTTGGAACTGATATGAACATAAGATTAGAGCTTTTGAAATCACCTGCAAAACCCCAAGCTCAAAGCATGCGCGGAAGGGAAGCCCGAATTGCAGCGGCACTTCTCCGAGTCGACAATTCTAATGAATATAAGCCTAAAGATCACAATAGCTCTACAACCTTGGAAAACTATTTCGTAGTAGAATAA
- a CDS encoding dehydrogenase (short chain dehydrogenase, human DHRS7 family(predicted)): MSRLDGKTILITGASSGIGKSTAFEIAKVAKVKLILAARRFSTVEEIAKELESKYEVSVLPLKLDVSDLKSIPGVIESLPKEFADIDVLINNAGLALGTDKVIDLNIDDAVTMITTNVLGMMAMTRAVLPIFYSKNKGDILNVGSIAGRESYVGGSVYCSTKSALAQFTSALRKETIDTRIRIMEVDPGLVETEFSVVRFHGDKQKADNVYKNSEPLTPEDIAEVILFALTRRENVVIADTLVFPSHQGGANHVYRKQA; the protein is encoded by the coding sequence atgagCCGTTTGGATGGAAAAACGATTTTAATCACTGGTGCCTCTTCTGGAATTGGAAAAAGCACTGCTTTTGAAATTGCCAAAGTTGCCAAAGTAAAACTTATTTTGGCTGCTCGCAGATTTTCTACCgttgaagaaattgcaaAGGAGTTAGAATCGAAATATGAAGTATCGGTTCTTCCTCTTAAATTGGATGTTTCTGATTTGAAGTCTATTCCTGGGGTAATTGAGTCATTGCCAAAGGAATTTGCTGATATCGATGTCTTGATTAATAATGCTGGACTTGCTCTAGGTACCGATAAAGTCATTGATCTTAATATTGATGACGCCGTTACCATGATTACTACCAATGTTCTTGGTATGATGGCTATGACTCGTGCGGTTCTTCCTATATTCTACAGCAAAAACAAGGGTGATATTTTGAACGTTGGCAGTATTGCCGGCAGAGAATCATACGTAGGCGGCTCCGTTTACTGCTCTACCAAGTCTGCCCTTGCTCAATTCACTTCCGCTTTGCGTAAGGAGACTATTGACACTCGCATTCGTATTATGGAGGTTGATCCTGGCTTGGTCGAAACCGAATTCAGCGTTGTGAGATTCCACGGAGACAAACAAAAGGCTGAtaatgtttacaaaaatagTGAGCCTTTGACACCCGAAGACATTGCTGAGGTGATTCTTTTTGCCCTCACTCGCAGAGAAAACGTCGTTATTGCCGATACACTTGTTTTCCCATCCCATCAAGGTGGTGCCAATCATGTGTACAGAAAGCAAGCGTAG
- the sst1 gene encoding calcium permease: MSQPADINQSESSAETITQGRRADRPEETPSSSVYEQNLRFGDFLMPTVGDADATDSLSQSTNDRDIYSPREIDQYTRKVSSRTDPSTSTISNARQHPRNSVSRLSRSSSNVRQQRDIPKQNFKVRPLSPLRGQSPASLRSEESFTLKERQNAINKTRAFGMRLWKPALYKKFRSINRDADIDIHDEPLKRPNTSISNVIWLICFGAPLFLVIFICYIFFTVLSFFNVPDAIVYSKLCRGLMFYLLYPFGQHVRHKVKRLSVRSPAHPIYQTQHSHYDETPTSHHPDPARLNFLSFSFCVNPMNQSLDCNTTPHRRNASSIIYTLMYYLIIAPTLLITSAICMFTIFFVPCARTLWAICRHLRTCPLSLSFRPNLALPLSMDSSDVVLLCVKKAASWKYYKYTIDGIYIIYFDMLALIIPTIFFGFFGSQGHWFTSSVFLFTASLVSIIPLAYFIGMAVASISAQSSMGMGAFINAFFGSVIEVFLYSVALRKGNAGLVEGSVIGSILAGLLLMPGLSMCAGAIRKKFQFFNIKSAGATSTMLLFAVLGAFAPTMLFRIYGPFRLDCEPCGANCQKCTKHYVLENDSLYKNRVLPFTYCCSIMLVLAYAIGLWFTLRTHASHIWQNFTADDISFLKAEEEVGEPVNQDTAGNMSDSSEGGEAVVNGNSQHHHNRDDASSGLSSNGSENESLEHEPTNELPQRPLVNQSQNSHGDDAPNWSRSKSAIILLSATFLYSLIAEILVEHVDTVLDKFAISEKFLGLTLFALVPNTTEFMNAISFALNENIALSMEIGSAYALQVCLLQIPCLMGYSLFQYYRSGDSISFKHLFTMVFPTWDMICVMICVFLLTYVHSEGKSNYFKGSILVLAYLVSMLGFTFFNY, translated from the coding sequence ATGTCTCAACCTGCTGATATAAATCAATCTGAGAGCTCTGCGGAAACCATTACCCAGGGTCGACGGGCTGATAGACCAGAAGAAActccttcttcttcagtTTATGAACAGAATCTGCGATTCGGCGATTTCTTAATGCCAACTGTGGGCGACGCTGATGCAACGGATTCATTATCCCAATCTACCAATGATCGTGACATATATTCTCCTAGAGAAATTGATCAGTATACTCGGAAAGTTTCCTCTCGGACTGATCCATCAACTTCAACTATTTCAAATGCTCGTCAGCATCCCAGAAATTCGGTATCTCGTTTAAGTCGTAGTTCTAGTAATGTTCGGCAACAAAGAGATATTCCTAAGCAGAACTTTAAGGTACGTCCTCTGTCTCCCTTAAGAGGTCAGTCTCCCGCCTCTCTCAGATCTGAAGAATCCTTTACTTTGAAAGAAAGGCAAAACGCTATTAACAAGACTCGTGCATTCGGGATGCGGCTATGGAAACCCGCattatataaaaagttCCGATCCATAAACCGTGATGCTGACATTGATATTCACGATGAACCTCTGAAACGCCCCAACACCTCCATCTCTAATGTCATATGGCTGATTTGTTTCGGGGCTCCTCTTTTTCTAGTGATCTTTATAtgttatatattttttacagtcctttcattttttaatgtgCCTGACGCGATCGTTTACTCTAAGCTTTGTCGAGGCCTTATGTTTTATCTCCTCTATCCCTTTGGTCAACATGTTCGACATAAAGTCAAGCGTCTATCAGTACGCTCTCCTGCTCATCCAATTTATCAGACTCAACATTCCCATTATGATGAAACTCCTACTTCACATCACCCGGATCCGGCCCGCTTAAACTTCCTTTCGTTTTCTTTCTGTGTTAATCCAATGAACCAATCGTTAGATTGCAATACTACCCCACATCGAAGAAACGCTTCCAGTATCATTTATACACTTATGTATTACTTGATTATTGCTCCGACACTACTCATTACCTCTGCAATTTGTAtgtttactatttttttcgttccATGTGCAAGGACCTTATGGGCTATTTGTCGACATTTGCGAACTTGCCCATTATCTTTGTCTTTTCGTCCAAATCTCGCTTTGCCGTTATCGATGGATTCTTCAGATGTTGTCTTACTATGTGTAAAAAAAGCAGCAAGCTGGAAGTATTATAAGTATACTATCGATGGTATTTacataatttattttgataTGCTAGCGCTCATAATCCcaaccattttttttggcttttttGGATCCCAAGGTCATTGGTTTACTTCTtctgtatttttattcactGCTTCGTTGGTGAGTATTATCCCTCTTGCATATTTTATTGGAATGGCCGTGGCTTCAATTTCGGCTCAAAGCAGTATGGGAATGGGCGCTTTTATAAATGCCTTTTTTGGTTCAGTAATTGAGGTATTTCTTTACTCAGTTGCTCTGCGTAAGGGTAACGCTGGACTGGTTGAAGGAAGTGTAATTGGCAGTATACTAGCTGGTTTACTTTTGATGCCTGGGCTCTCCATGTGTGCTGGTGCAATtcgaaagaaatttcagttttttaaCATAAAGTCTGCTGGTGCAACTAGCACAATGCTTCTTTTTGCTGTTTTGGGTGCTTTTGCCCCCACTATGCTTTTTCGAATCTATGGTCCTTTTAGGTTAGATTGTGAGCCTTGTGGCGCGAACTGTCAGAAGTGTACGAAACACTatgttttagaaaatgattcactatataaaaatagagTCCTTCCATTTACTTACTGTTGTTCGATTATGCTTGTACTGGCATATGCGATTGGTTTATGGTTTACTTTAAGAACTCATGCCTCCCATATATGGCAAAATTTTACCGCCGATGATATCTCTTTCCTCAAGGCTGAGGAAGAAGTTGGTGAGCCTGTAAATCAAGATACTGCAGGCAATATGTCGGATAGCTCTGAAGGAGGAGAGGCTGTTGTCAACGGCAACTCTCAACATCATCACAACCGTGATGATGCTTCTTCAGGGTTGTCGTCTAATGGAAGTGAAAATGAGTCGCTAGAGCATGAACCAACAAACGAGTTACCCCAAAGACCTCTAGTTAATCAAAGTCAGAACTCCCACGGTGACGATGCTCCAAATTGGTCAAGAAGCAAGAGTGCTATCATTCTTTTGTCGGCAACATTCTTATATTCCCTCATTGCCGAGATTCTTGTCGAACATGTAGATACGGTTTTGGATAAATTTGCCATTAGCGAGAAGTTTCTTGGACTTACTCTATTTGCTTTAGTACCGAATACAACTGAGTTTATGAATGCTATATCATTTGcgttaaatgaaaatatagCTTTGTCAATGGAAATTGGGTCCGCTTATGCTTTACAAGTTTGTCTTTTGCAGATACCTTGTTTAATGGGATACAGTCTGTTTCAATATTATCGTTCTGGTGATTCAATATCGTTTAAGCATTTGTTTACCATGGTTTTTCCAACGTGGGACATGATTTGCGTGATGATTTGCGTTTTCTTGTTAACCTATGTTCATTCAGAAGGGAAAAGCAACTATTTCAAAGGTTCGATTTTGGTATTGGCATACCTTGTCTCCATGCTTGGTTTCACATTCTTCAACTACTAG
- the rps802 gene encoding 40S ribosomal protein eS8: MGITRDSRHKRSATGAKRAQYRKKRKFELGRQPSNTRIGPKRIHEVRVRGGNKKFRALRLDSGNFSWGSEGVSKKTRIIQVAYHPSNNELVRTNTLTKSAIVQIDAAPFRVWYETHYGILMGSKGKKATATPTPKSKHVQRKHSARLGDSKVDSALETQFAAGRLYAVVSSRPGQSGRCDGYILEGEELHFYLRRMAPKK, translated from the coding sequence ATGGGTATTACGAGAGATTCCCGCCACAAGCGCTCTGCTACCGGTGCTAAGCGTGCTCAATACCGtaagaagagaaaattcGAGTTGGGTCGTCAACCTTCCAACACTCGTATTGGACCTAAGCGTATCCATGAGGTTCGTGTTCGTGGTGGAAACAAGAAGTTCCGTGCTCTTCGTCTTGACTCTGGTAACTTCTCTTGGGGCTCTGAAGGTGTTTCCAAGAAGACTCGTATCATTCAAGTCGCCTACCACCCTTCTAACAACGAGTTGGTTCGTACCAACACTTTGACCAAGTCGGCCATCGTCCAAATTGATGCCGCTCCTTTCCGTGTTTGGTATGAAACTCACTACGGTATTTTGATGGGAAGCAAGGGTAAGAAGGCCACTGCTACACCTACTCCCAAATCCAAGCATGTTCAACGTAAGCATAGCGCTCGTCTTGGCGATTCTAAGGTTGATTCCGCTTTGGAAACTCAGTTTGCTGCTGGCCGTTTGTATGCTGTAGTTTCCTCTCGCCCTGGTCAATCTGGTCGTTGCGACGGCTACATCCTTGAAGGTGAAGAGTTACATTTCTACCTTCGTCGTATGGCTCCTAAGAAATAA